The Desulfonatronum lacustre DSM 10312 region CCTGATCGACTACATGGTCCACGAAGCCCCGACCATCGAACGCTGCGTCCACTCCATCTTCATCGCCCGTTCCTTGAAACGCATCGCCGACCTGTCCACGAACATCGCCGAATCCGTCATCTTCATCACCCAAGGCGTCAACATCAAGGCCAGCTGCCAGCGCTGAACCGCGACAGCCCCAGCTATCCCCGGAGACCACAGTTATGCAAACCCGACTCCCTTTCCATCAAGAACTGCAACGAATGCATGATCACATTCTGGTCATGGCCGCCGCGACCCAGGAAAGCCTGGAAAAGGCCATCCGGGCGCTCACCGATCGTGACATTGTTATTGCCGAGGAAGTGATCGACGAGGACAAGATAATCAATCAACTGGAGTGCCAGATCAACGAGATGGCGCTCCAAATGCTCGCTCTTTCCCAGCCCGTGGCCAGGGACCTGCGCTTCATCATCGGCGGCAACTGGATCGCCAGGAACATCGAACGGGTTGGGGATGAGGCCGTGAACATCGCGGAACGAGCCATTCTCCTGACCAACCGGCCGCCCCTGCCCAGCGCGGACATGCTGGGGCGCATCGCCGAGGTCAGTCTGGACATGTACAAGAACGCCATCAAGGCCTTTCACGGCCATGATGAAAAAATGGCCCGCTATGTCTGCGTTTCGGATGAAGAAGTGGACGAACTGGACGTGCTGATCCTGCGTAAACTCATCGACCACATGATCAGCGACACCCCTTCCGCGGAAAGCTCAGTGCACGCCATGCTGGCCTCCCACTGCTTCGAACGCGTGGCCGACCTGGCCGTGAACATCTCGGAGAACGCCATTTTCATCGATAAGGGCGAGAACATCAAACACAGTTGTCAGAAGCTCTAAACAGCGGAAAGTCGAGTTTCAGCTTTACCGCCCATTCCGGGACGTGGTAGCGGTAACGCGGCCATGTCCCACACAGCTTTCTCCCCCGCTCCCCACCCGTCGCTCCATCGCCTCCTGAGCGGCCTGCAACACGCCTCGCTGCCCTTGGACGGAGTATTTCTCGTAGGCGGCGGAGTTCGCGACCTGCTCCTGGGCCGCCCCCTGAAGGACATGGACCTGGCCTGCCGCGACGCTGAAAACGTCGCTCTCGGGCTGGCAAGGTCTCTGGAGGCCAGCTTTGTTCCTCTGGGTCGGGGCCACTATCCTCCGAGTTTTCGAGTGGTTCCGCGCGATGCCGACCAGCACGGAACCGAGTCCGGCTCGGTCTTTCTGGATGTCACGGAAATTCACGGTCGGGACATCCTTGAAGACTTGGCTCGTCGGGACTTTACAGTCAACGCCATGGCTCTGCCTCTCGGCCTGCTTCCGGATGCCCTGGCTTCCCCGATAGGCGACGCCCTCAAAAGCAACCACGGAATCCCCCCCGAAAGTCCTGCCTGGCAACGGCAACTGCTTGATCCGCACTCGGGCCGTCTGGATGCTCTCCAAGGCCTGATCCGCCGCACGGGGCCGCGCAGCCTGGTCGAAGATCCGCTGCGCATCCTGCGCGGATTCCGGCTGCGCGCGCAACGGGGCTGGATCATCGAACCGGCCACCCTGGACGACATGGCGCGACACGCCCACGGCCTAACCAAAATTTCCTGGGAACGGATTCGATCCGAACTGCGGCTGATTCTGGAATGTCCGGAAGGCGGTCGGCTGTTAGCGGAAATGGACCGGGCCGCAGTGTTGGACGTTCTGTTCCCGGAACTGAGGGAGATGCGCGGCTGCGGCCAGAACCATTTCCACCATCTGGACGTGTTCGAGCACTCCCTGGCTGCTGTGGATCAATGTGAAGTCCTGATCGCGGAACTCAACGCCGTATTCGGCGAGCTTGAGGAGCCGATCCTCACCGCGTTGAAGGGCTGGCGGCTGCCCTGGCTGAAACTGGCCGTCTTGCTGCACGACATCGGCAAGCCCGGAACCAAAGGCCGCCGGACCACGAAAGAGAACACGGAGCGGATTACCTTTTACGGCCATGACGCCTTGGGCGCGGCCATGGCCGAATCCATTGCCGCCCGGCTGCGGCTGTCATCCGCGGAGAGCAAATATGTCGTCGGCTTGATCCACAACCACCTGCACGTAGGCGTGCTGCTGCGCCCGGAAGCCAAGCTCAAGGCCCGGCTGCGCTGGATGCGCCGCCTCGGACCGGATATGATCCCCGCTGTCCTGCTCTGCCTCGCCGACATCCGCGCCACCCTCGGCCCCGCCAGTTCCCTCTCGGACCATCAAACCCAGGAAACCCGAGGCGTCGCCCTGATCCGAGAATACTTGGAGCAGACCAGGACCACCTTCAGCGCCCCCCCCCTGATCAACGGCCACGACCTCCAGGCCCTGGGCCTGCCGCCCGGCCCGGCCCTGGGCCGAACCCTCAAGCAGCTGCAAGAAGCCCAGGACGCGGGAGAGTTCACGACCAAGGAAGAGGCCGTGATGCTGGCAAAGCGTCTTCTTGAGATCGAAGCCTCGATGCGCGAAACGACCCACGACTCCAGCAAGACCCGAACAGGTTGTTGAAAATCCCCGCTGGCTGCGTTGCTGCAATTGGGAGTTTTTCAACGGACTGCTATGCCTCTCTTCGTCCGCGCACGATCAACACGCAAACTACGTCGAACCGGCCATCAACAAGCCGATGCGCTTCATCCGTTCCTGGTCGTCCACCGGGAAGTCGTCCATGATTTTGCCCCTGAAGATCACGGCGATCCGGTCGGCCAGGGTTACGGCTTCGCGCAGGTCTCCGGTGACCAGGAGGATTCCGGCGTGTTCGCGGGCCTGGAGCAGTTGTTGCCAGACCTCTTCGGTGGAGGAGATGTCCAGGCCCTGGGTGGGCTGTTCGGCCACGATCAGCCGGGAAGCGCGGAAAAATTCCCGGGCCAAGACCAACTTTTGGAGGTTGCCGCCGGACAGCCGGCCGGCGAGCATGTCCGGACGTCCCGGTTGGACGTTGAATTCCGCGACCTTTTCGGCCACGGTTTCCCGGGCCAACTTGCGGCGCAGCCAGGGGCCCCGGCAAAAGCCCTGGCGGGTGGTCAGCAAAAAGTTGTCCGTGATGGTCATTTCCCGGCACACGGCCACTCCCAGACGATCCTCGGGAATGTAGCTCAAGGACTCCTTCCACGAAGGATTGGCGAAAAAGGACTTCCAGTCCGCGCCCAGAATCTCCACCCG contains the following coding sequences:
- the phoU gene encoding phosphate signaling complex protein PhoU; its protein translation is MQTRLPFHQELQRMHDHILVMAAATQESLEKAIRALTDRDIVIAEEVIDEDKIINQLECQINEMALQMLALSQPVARDLRFIIGGNWIARNIERVGDEAVNIAERAILLTNRPPLPSADMLGRIAEVSLDMYKNAIKAFHGHDEKMARYVCVSDEEVDELDVLILRKLIDHMISDTPSAESSVHAMLASHCFERVADLAVNISENAIFIDKGENIKHSCQKL
- a CDS encoding CCA tRNA nucleotidyltransferase — translated: MSHTAFSPAPHPSLHRLLSGLQHASLPLDGVFLVGGGVRDLLLGRPLKDMDLACRDAENVALGLARSLEASFVPLGRGHYPPSFRVVPRDADQHGTESGSVFLDVTEIHGRDILEDLARRDFTVNAMALPLGLLPDALASPIGDALKSNHGIPPESPAWQRQLLDPHSGRLDALQGLIRRTGPRSLVEDPLRILRGFRLRAQRGWIIEPATLDDMARHAHGLTKISWERIRSELRLILECPEGGRLLAEMDRAAVLDVLFPELREMRGCGQNHFHHLDVFEHSLAAVDQCEVLIAELNAVFGELEEPILTALKGWRLPWLKLAVLLHDIGKPGTKGRRTTKENTERITFYGHDALGAAMAESIAARLRLSSAESKYVVGLIHNHLHVGVLLRPEAKLKARLRWMRRLGPDMIPAVLLCLADIRATLGPASSLSDHQTQETRGVALIREYLEQTRTTFSAPPLINGHDLQALGLPPGPALGRTLKQLQEAQDAGEFTTKEEAVMLAKRLLEIEASMRETTHDSSKTRTGC